Proteins from a genomic interval of Sphingobacterium sp. SYP-B4668:
- a CDS encoding TolC family protein yields MRYLLVIGVFILSTFHSLAQDNSSRELARREIEQQFLSANLTLLAGKYQIEQARAAILQARLWPNPTFSISEVNLWKNNPAETMPSLVGKWGKHQQVSMELEQIIETAGKRKKRIQLERLNLKSQELEFEETLRNLKFDLRESIIELQALQVQETLYQSQFELFSNLSDAFFKQWKEGNVSEMEYVRIHSEMLSFQNELTEIRNDKLTRIQRIKTYINLDEAPLIVIADTLNIDRFITPQILQWKIDAMENRADFRLAGNQVELSRQQLAVEEAERKPNVQLNLGYDRGGNIMQDFIGIGASIDLPIFNRNQGNVKIARLEIEKSNATLTQHKLSIVNELDASVSRLTQLQSIIEKLGGQFEDQLDRSLEKYTRNFQSRNISVLEFVDFVSSYLDSKKNLIDRKEQYLKTIEELQYVIGKDI; encoded by the coding sequence ATGAGATATTTACTAGTTATAGGTGTATTTATATTGAGCACCTTTCATTCTTTAGCGCAGGACAATTCCAGTAGGGAACTCGCTAGGCGTGAAATCGAACAACAATTTTTGTCCGCCAATTTGACATTACTGGCAGGGAAATACCAAATTGAGCAGGCCCGTGCTGCTATTCTCCAAGCCCGATTATGGCCCAATCCTACGTTTTCTATTTCGGAGGTCAATCTATGGAAAAATAATCCTGCTGAAACCATGCCGTCCTTAGTCGGAAAATGGGGAAAGCATCAGCAAGTTTCAATGGAATTGGAACAGATAATTGAGACTGCTGGTAAACGCAAGAAGCGAATTCAATTAGAGCGATTGAACTTGAAAAGTCAAGAACTGGAATTCGAGGAAACACTCCGCAACCTTAAGTTCGATTTGCGGGAGTCCATTATTGAGTTGCAGGCGTTACAGGTGCAGGAGACCTTGTATCAATCTCAATTTGAATTATTCAGCAATCTCTCCGATGCTTTTTTTAAGCAATGGAAAGAAGGCAATGTCAGCGAAATGGAGTATGTACGCATTCATTCGGAGATGCTATCTTTTCAGAATGAACTGACGGAAATTCGGAACGACAAGCTTACACGTATACAGAGAATCAAGACCTATATCAACTTGGATGAAGCCCCGTTGATTGTTATTGCAGATACCCTCAATATCGATCGATTTATTACTCCCCAAATACTTCAGTGGAAGATAGACGCCATGGAGAATAGAGCGGATTTTCGCCTTGCGGGCAATCAGGTAGAGTTGAGTAGACAACAGCTTGCGGTAGAGGAGGCCGAGCGAAAGCCTAATGTACAATTGAATCTTGGATATGATCGAGGTGGAAACATCATGCAAGATTTTATTGGGATTGGTGCGAGTATAGATCTTCCCATTTTCAATCGAAACCAAGGAAATGTGAAGATAGCTCGATTGGAAATCGAAAAGAGCAATGCCACACTTACACAGCATAAACTGTCGATAGTAAACGAATTGGATGCCTCTGTTTCTAGGCTAACTCAGTTACAATCCATCATTGAAAAGTTGGGTGGGCAATTTGAAGATCAGTTAGATCGATCTTTAGAAAAGTATACCCGCAACTTCCAAAGTCGTAATATCTCTGTGCTTGAGTTTGTGGACTTTGTGTCTTCCTATCTAGATAGTAAAAAGAATTTGATTGACCGTAAAGAACAGTATTTGAAAACCATTGAAGAACTACAGTATGTTATTGGAAAAGATATTTAA
- a CDS encoding sensor histidine kinase codes for MNLRKRLTFITSLIFGIIFGIATVLIYWTFYKSSERSVYNELETTCLVSGIYYLEKDEQSDDKHNEFKIQFENLIDRSRVAIYDSKGEVRFGSLKNDSNISPDRLMTVKKNKKVSFQSNNHFYYGMYYPDNQGDFYVFVKESNSDFKDQINRLLAIVAVVLLVAWVSIVVLAYVLSKIAYRPIKRVVEEVKHKEVSTIHQPISTINSGDELQELIDTYNSLLHRLSETFIIQKNFVSYVSHEFRTPLAAISGTLEVFSQKIRTAEEYQEATKIALDNVDNLTNILDNMLILTEAKSSALSYQKFRLDEVVWDIVSYAQEKFSARISVDLQIQDQDVLHVYGNDVLIQLSIQNLVENAIKYSNNKPVKIQIFQDRGQLIIRIQDSGIGIAEDDLPLVGQTFYRGKNIGDIKGSGIGLSLARVIFKQHNIGFNLTSDKLGTIVELTFPVS; via the coding sequence ATGAACTTAAGAAAGCGACTCACATTTATAACCTCATTAATCTTTGGTATCATCTTCGGGATAGCCACGGTATTGATTTATTGGACTTTTTATAAATCTAGTGAACGCTCTGTTTATAACGAATTGGAAACCACTTGCTTGGTGTCAGGGATCTATTATTTGGAGAAGGATGAGCAGTCTGATGACAAGCACAACGAGTTTAAAATACAGTTCGAAAATTTGATTGATCGGTCCCGTGTGGCCATATATGACTCTAAAGGGGAAGTAAGGTTTGGAAGTCTAAAAAACGATAGCAATATATCTCCAGATCGACTTATGACGGTCAAGAAAAACAAAAAAGTAAGCTTTCAGTCCAATAATCATTTTTATTACGGGATGTATTATCCGGATAATCAAGGTGATTTTTATGTTTTTGTGAAAGAAAGCAATTCCGATTTTAAAGATCAAATAAATAGGCTCCTCGCTATTGTCGCTGTGGTACTACTGGTGGCGTGGGTAAGTATTGTTGTACTTGCCTATGTCTTGAGCAAGATTGCCTATCGTCCAATAAAAAGGGTAGTGGAAGAGGTCAAACACAAAGAAGTTTCAACGATACACCAACCTATTTCCACCATCAATTCCGGAGATGAATTGCAAGAACTGATCGATACCTATAATTCTTTGCTTCATCGGCTTTCGGAAACTTTTATCATCCAGAAGAACTTTGTGAGCTATGTATCTCATGAATTTAGAACTCCGCTAGCTGCCATATCGGGTACTTTAGAGGTCTTTTCGCAAAAAATCCGTACTGCTGAAGAATATCAGGAGGCGACCAAGATTGCGTTGGATAATGTTGACAATCTAACGAATATATTGGACAATATGCTTATTCTAACAGAAGCCAAAAGTTCGGCATTGTCATACCAAAAATTTAGATTGGATGAGGTGGTTTGGGATATTGTCTCCTATGCTCAAGAAAAGTTCAGCGCGCGTATCTCAGTGGATCTGCAAATTCAAGATCAGGATGTACTCCATGTTTATGGCAATGACGTGCTGATACAACTGTCCATCCAAAATTTGGTTGAGAATGCTATTAAATACTCCAACAATAAACCGGTAAAGATTCAAATATTCCAGGATAGAGGGCAGCTGATTATTCGTATTCAAGATAGTGGTATAGGTATCGCTGAGGACGACCTTCCATTAGTCGGTCAGACCTTCTATCGAGGAAAGAATATAGGAGATATCAAGGGCAGTGGCATAGGATTATCACTGGCAAGGGTTATCTTCAAACAACATAATATTGGATTCAACTTGACATCTGATAAGCTAGGGACCATTGTCGAGCTCACTTTTCCAGTGTCCTAA
- a CDS encoding response regulator transcription factor: MQILLVEDDVRISDFVVKGLVENGFNVQLCASAEEAREIVFDTSFDVIILDVMLPGVDGIQLTKMIRYKSILTPILVLSALNDTEDKVAALDSGADDFLVKPFHFKELISRINALTRRTKYQKQEIHQNDILVQELRIDLDKHAVYQHGEKIELSPKELKLLIYLAENKDRVVSRTMILNAVWGINFDNNTNVVDVYISYLRNKIDESKHQYIQTIKGTGYMMQG; encoded by the coding sequence ATGCAGATACTACTTGTGGAAGATGACGTTAGGATTAGTGATTTTGTTGTTAAGGGGTTGGTAGAGAATGGATTTAATGTGCAACTCTGCGCTTCAGCGGAGGAGGCCAGAGAGATTGTCTTTGACACATCTTTTGACGTGATTATACTAGATGTCATGTTACCTGGAGTAGACGGTATACAGCTCACGAAGATGATTCGCTACAAAAGCATACTGACACCGATATTAGTTTTGAGTGCCCTGAATGATACTGAAGATAAAGTCGCAGCATTGGATAGTGGTGCCGATGATTTCTTGGTAAAGCCCTTTCATTTCAAGGAATTGATATCTCGTATCAATGCGTTGACACGACGTACCAAATATCAAAAACAGGAGATACACCAAAATGATATCTTGGTACAGGAACTGAGGATAGATCTTGACAAACATGCAGTGTATCAGCATGGCGAGAAAATAGAACTTTCGCCCAAAGAGTTGAAACTGTTGATTTATCTTGCTGAGAATAAGGATAGAGTTGTATCCCGGACGATGATATTGAATGCTGTGTGGGGTATTAATTTTGATAATAATACCAATGTGGTGGATGTGTATATATCTTATCTCCGCAATAAAATAGATGAAAGTAAACACCAATATATACAGACTATAAAAGGAACTGGATATATGATGCAAGGATAG
- a CDS encoding thiol-disulfide oxidoreductase DCC family protein, with protein sequence MSTSKVKNIILFDGVCNLCNNTVNLIMRNDKRRKFYFSSLQSDIGQHYQSLLGHQVDSILYIREGQILSKSNAALYIAKDLGFPWSFLFIFKIIPTFLRNRCYDFIAKYRYKWFGKQDSCRMPTEAERKRFIQIL encoded by the coding sequence ATGTCAACCTCAAAAGTTAAAAATATTATTTTGTTTGATGGTGTGTGCAACCTATGCAACAATACCGTTAACCTTATCATGAGAAACGACAAACGACGCAAATTCTATTTTTCATCGTTACAATCCGATATTGGACAACATTATCAATCTCTTCTTGGCCACCAAGTCGATTCCATCCTTTATATCCGTGAGGGTCAAATCCTCAGTAAGAGTAATGCTGCTTTGTACATCGCTAAAGACTTAGGGTTTCCGTGGAGCTTTCTATTCATTTTTAAAATCATTCCAACCTTTCTACGAAATCGGTGTTATGATTTTATAGCAAAATACAGATATAAGTGGTTTGGCAAACAAGACAGCTGTCGTATGCCAACAGAAGCAGAGCGCAAACGCTTTATCCAAATACTTTAA
- a CDS encoding NAD-dependent succinate-semialdehyde dehydrogenase — MQNSLLINKAYVNGKFISSSHTFEIINPATGLPIAAMPDLTTNDCKKAILAAESALQRWRETSNGERSAIIRKWYELIVSHKPLLAEIMTLESGKPLQESLVEVDYGNSFVEWFAEEGKRAYGDTIPASKKGMHLMTIKQGIGVVAAITPWNFPLAMVTRKVAPALAAGCTVILKPASQTPFTAIALAKLAEDAGIPNGVFNVITSKDSAGIGQELATNKTIRKLSFTGSTPVGRTLMEQSASNIKKLSMELGGNAPFIVFDDADVDAAVEGAIAAKFRNSGQTCVSVNRFYVQDDVYDDFASKLTQAVKKLKVGNGLEKGVQIGPLINAKGLKKVEEHVEDALAKGAKIATGGRVINGLFFAPTVLLDVTCDTLIAQEETFGPVCALFKFKSEEEVLSLANNTEFGLASYFYSQHVNRCFRVAEKLEAGMVGINIGLISNAAAPFGGVKESGVGREGSRYGLDEYMEIKYLCFGG; from the coding sequence ATGCAAAATTCACTATTGATCAACAAAGCATATGTCAATGGGAAATTCATATCCAGTTCTCATACATTTGAAATCATCAACCCTGCAACGGGTCTGCCTATAGCAGCAATGCCCGACCTCACGACAAACGACTGCAAAAAGGCAATTCTAGCTGCAGAATCTGCCCTCCAGAGGTGGAGAGAAACCAGTAATGGTGAACGATCTGCAATCATTCGGAAATGGTATGAGCTCATTGTATCGCATAAGCCCCTTTTAGCAGAGATCATGACTTTAGAAAGTGGTAAGCCGCTACAAGAATCTCTAGTAGAGGTCGATTATGGCAACTCTTTCGTAGAATGGTTTGCAGAGGAAGGTAAACGCGCTTATGGAGATACCATCCCAGCATCGAAAAAGGGAATGCATCTGATGACCATCAAGCAAGGAATCGGAGTGGTGGCTGCCATCACCCCTTGGAACTTTCCTTTGGCGATGGTTACGCGAAAGGTAGCACCAGCCCTTGCCGCAGGCTGTACCGTGATATTAAAGCCCGCATCGCAGACTCCGTTCACTGCCATTGCATTAGCCAAACTTGCCGAAGATGCAGGTATACCCAACGGTGTCTTCAATGTCATCACAAGCAAAGATAGTGCAGGTATTGGTCAGGAGTTGGCTACAAATAAGACAATCCGTAAACTTTCTTTCACAGGTTCGACACCTGTCGGTAGAACATTAATGGAACAATCGGCCTCCAACATCAAGAAACTATCGATGGAACTTGGGGGTAATGCGCCTTTTATTGTCTTCGACGATGCCGACGTAGATGCAGCCGTGGAAGGTGCCATCGCTGCAAAGTTCAGAAACTCTGGACAAACTTGTGTCTCTGTCAACAGATTTTACGTCCAAGACGATGTCTATGACGATTTTGCATCCAAACTTACACAAGCGGTCAAGAAGCTCAAAGTGGGTAATGGCCTAGAAAAAGGTGTACAGATTGGGCCGCTCATCAACGCAAAGGGATTGAAAAAAGTTGAAGAACACGTTGAGGATGCTCTTGCCAAGGGAGCGAAAATCGCGACTGGCGGTCGAGTAATCAACGGCCTATTCTTTGCCCCTACTGTATTGCTTGATGTAACGTGTGACACTTTGATTGCACAAGAAGAGACCTTCGGTCCAGTATGTGCACTTTTCAAATTCAAATCTGAAGAAGAGGTTTTATCCTTAGCCAACAATACTGAATTTGGACTAGCCTCCTATTTTTACAGTCAGCATGTCAACAGATGTTTTCGAGTTGCTGAAAAATTAGAAGCGGGAATGGTGGGCATCAATATTGGACTTATATCTAACGCGGCTGCACCATTTGGAGGGGTAAAGGAATCTGGAGTAGGACGTGAGGGGTCCAGATATGGACTAGATGAGTATATGGAAATTAAATATTTATGTTTTGGTGGGTAA
- a CDS encoding CopD family protein, whose translation MVYQYAKAIHIIFVVCWMAGLFYIVRLFIYHIEAKTKTPEEYQVLHKQFKVMESKLWWVITTPAMYLTVVAGLLMLYLSPSWLEMGWMHVKLLFVVGLVVYHFICQKIMSQLAVETCTWSSTQLRLWNELATLLLFAIVFLVVLKSALNWIFGVVGLVGLSVVLMMAVKLYKRYRTR comes from the coding sequence ATGGTTTATCAATACGCCAAGGCCATCCATATTATCTTTGTCGTCTGTTGGATGGCGGGACTATTCTATATCGTTAGACTCTTTATCTATCATATAGAGGCCAAGACGAAGACTCCCGAAGAATATCAGGTACTACACAAACAGTTTAAGGTCATGGAGTCCAAGCTGTGGTGGGTCATTACTACACCGGCAATGTACCTGACTGTTGTTGCAGGTTTGCTCATGTTGTACCTTTCGCCTTCTTGGCTTGAAATGGGGTGGATGCATGTTAAGCTTCTTTTTGTTGTGGGTTTGGTGGTTTATCACTTTATCTGTCAAAAGATTATGAGCCAATTGGCAGTCGAAACGTGTACATGGTCATCGACACAACTTCGGCTCTGGAATGAGTTGGCAACACTATTGTTGTTTGCTATTGTTTTTCTAGTAGTGTTGAAGTCTGCACTCAACTGGATATTTGGAGTTGTTGGCCTAGTTGGACTTTCAGTGGTGCTGATGATGGCTGTCAAATTATACAAAAGATATCGCACACGCTAA
- the hemE gene encoding uroporphyrinogen decarboxylase, translating into MNKTLQNDLFIRAAFGQQTERPPVWMMRQAGRYMPEYWEIKNKYSFLEMCKTPEIAADVTMLPVDLLDIDAAILFSDILVTPEAMGGDLSFEQGMGPRFANPVRVWEDAEKLDAGSVHKLQYVADAIQVIQERLSRRIPLIGFAGAPFTILSYLVEGKSSKDFKLTKTMLNNDPKLGHYILQKITDLTVDYLNMQIEAGVNAVQLFDSWAMALSWNDYLEFGHAYTQQIISRINRSGVPVISFARGSSVFYPIMSEARPDVISLDWNADILNVKQDLPSGIAVQGNFDPIILYADKTVIEKKIHELFERMRGQEGFLFNLGHGIMPDMPFDNVKFAVDVIREFRY; encoded by the coding sequence GTGAACAAAACCTTACAAAACGATTTATTTATCAGGGCTGCATTTGGTCAGCAAACAGAGCGTCCTCCAGTATGGATGATGCGTCAAGCGGGACGATACATGCCGGAGTATTGGGAGATTAAGAATAAGTATTCTTTTTTGGAAATGTGCAAGACTCCTGAAATCGCAGCTGATGTGACCATGTTGCCGGTAGATTTGCTAGATATTGATGCTGCCATCCTATTTTCGGATATCTTGGTGACTCCCGAGGCTATGGGTGGTGATTTGTCCTTTGAACAAGGGATGGGGCCACGTTTTGCGAATCCAGTGCGTGTATGGGAGGATGCTGAAAAATTGGATGCTGGAAGCGTGCATAAGCTTCAATATGTCGCGGATGCCATCCAAGTAATCCAAGAAAGATTGTCCAGACGCATTCCGTTGATTGGATTTGCAGGCGCTCCTTTTACTATTTTAAGCTATCTAGTAGAAGGCAAGTCGTCCAAGGATTTTAAATTGACGAAGACTATGCTTAACAATGATCCCAAGTTGGGACATTACATCTTGCAGAAGATTACAGATCTTACCGTGGATTACTTGAATATGCAAATTGAAGCTGGGGTAAATGCTGTACAGTTATTTGATAGTTGGGCAATGGCGCTTTCATGGAATGATTATCTTGAGTTTGGACATGCGTATACCCAGCAGATCATATCCAGGATAAATAGATCGGGTGTTCCAGTAATCTCTTTTGCACGCGGCAGTTCTGTGTTCTACCCAATTATGAGCGAAGCGAGGCCTGATGTTATTTCCTTGGATTGGAATGCTGATATCTTGAACGTAAAGCAGGACCTTCCATCGGGGATAGCCGTACAAGGAAATTTTGATCCGATTATACTATATGCAGATAAAACCGTTATTGAGAAAAAAATCCACGAGCTATTTGAACGTATGAGAGGTCAAGAAGGCTTTTTATTTAACCTCGGTCATGGTATCATGCCCGATATGCCATTTGACAATGTCAAATTTGCAGTAGATGTTATTAGAGAGTTTCGCTATTAA
- a CDS encoding response regulator transcription factor has product MQAKQRILLVEDEEHLLEAIKLNLELEGYRVSTATDGKKALKVFKEERFNLIILDVMIPEIDGFQVAETIRLQNSEVPIMFLTAKNSSEDRITGLKKGADDYLVKPFNLEELILRVGNLVRRGMKGDDLKELNSYTIGDKTIYFNSYELHHADGTVTSLTKKETMLLKLLIERRNEAVSREQILETVWNYDVYPSTRTIDNFILTFRKYFEPDQKHPIYFHSIRGVGYKFTDNQ; this is encoded by the coding sequence ATGCAGGCTAAACAACGTATACTTCTAGTAGAAGATGAAGAACATTTGCTAGAGGCTATCAAATTAAATCTCGAGTTAGAAGGGTACCGCGTGAGTACCGCTACAGATGGTAAAAAAGCACTTAAAGTGTTTAAAGAGGAACGTTTCAATCTCATCATATTAGATGTCATGATTCCGGAGATTGATGGTTTCCAGGTTGCTGAAACCATTCGCTTGCAAAATAGCGAAGTCCCTATTATGTTCCTCACGGCCAAAAATAGTAGCGAAGACCGTATTACCGGACTCAAGAAAGGTGCTGATGACTATTTGGTCAAACCCTTCAACTTAGAAGAGCTTATCCTTCGTGTAGGTAACTTAGTGCGTAGAGGTATGAAAGGGGATGATCTTAAAGAATTGAACTCTTATACCATAGGTGATAAGACCATATACTTCAACTCTTACGAACTCCATCATGCCGATGGTACGGTCACTTCCTTAACAAAAAAGGAGACGATGTTGCTTAAGCTTCTAATAGAGCGCCGTAATGAAGCAGTATCACGTGAACAGATTTTAGAAACGGTCTGGAACTACGATGTATATCCATCTACACGTACCATTGATAATTTCATTCTGACTTTCCGTAAATACTTTGAGCCAGATCAAAAGCATCCTATTTATTTTCATTCCATCCGTGGAGTTGGATATAAGTTTACAGACAATCAGTAA
- a CDS encoding sensor histidine kinase: MRKTLFLFYFLVFYAVSQLIWWGVMLVKYEPQRKSMIIGEGMFFLLIFLWGVLRLKNNFKREHKIHQQQQNFLLAITHELKSPLASVKLYIQTILKRDLDKEQQQVFLRNSLKDIERLDDLVENVLLTTKLENRSYNLPKEEFDLTEMVEGIVDRLQKNSCQSQIIKPELDPDLKLVADKFAITNVVTNLIENAIKYSPPCASVFVRLKKEGTKLIFSVTDHGIGVPDEEKKNIFNKFYRVGNESTRKTKGTGLGLYIVKTVLQKHNATIKVKDNTPSGSIFEVTFENYAG; the protein is encoded by the coding sequence ATGAGGAAGACTCTTTTTCTATTCTATTTTTTGGTGTTTTATGCGGTCTCCCAACTTATCTGGTGGGGCGTTATGTTGGTGAAGTATGAGCCTCAACGTAAATCAATGATTATAGGGGAGGGGATGTTCTTTTTGTTGATTTTCTTATGGGGCGTGTTGAGGTTAAAGAACAATTTCAAACGAGAACATAAGATTCATCAACAACAGCAGAATTTTTTGCTTGCCATCACGCATGAATTGAAATCTCCCTTAGCTTCGGTTAAGCTATATATCCAAACTATTTTGAAAAGAGATTTGGATAAGGAACAGCAGCAGGTTTTTCTTCGGAATTCATTGAAAGACATAGAACGACTGGATGATTTGGTAGAGAATGTATTGCTCACCACAAAGCTTGAGAATAGGAGTTATAACCTGCCGAAGGAAGAGTTTGATTTGACGGAAATGGTAGAAGGTATTGTTGATCGCCTACAGAAGAATTCTTGTCAATCACAGATCATTAAACCGGAACTTGATCCCGATTTGAAGTTGGTCGCCGATAAATTTGCAATAACGAATGTTGTCACCAATCTAATTGAAAATGCTATCAAGTATTCCCCCCCGTGCGCCAGTGTATTCGTCAGATTGAAAAAAGAGGGAACAAAATTGATTTTTTCAGTTACTGACCATGGAATAGGTGTACCGGATGAAGAAAAAAAGAATATATTTAATAAATTTTATCGAGTAGGTAATGAGTCCACCCGCAAAACCAAAGGGACAGGATTGGGGTTATACATTGTGAAGACGGTTTTGCAGAAGCATAACGCCACGATAAAAGTAAAAGATAACACTCCTTCTGGGAGTATTTTTGAAGTAACATTTGAAAACTATGCAGGCTAA